The Poseidonibacter antarcticus genome has a segment encoding these proteins:
- a CDS encoding LysE family translocator, with translation MNFHLYLAYLSISFFTIVSPGAAILLAINNGLYYDLKAVLISSVANIIGLFILSVIAMIGISSILLISHNFLIGLKIIGAIYLIYLGIKQIINKNTKIFLKKNHTHSEYNKIHIFRKGFFIAITNPKPILFFSAIFPLFLDKTKDINLQFFLMTFSFMFISLCSLMTYGFLSKTAKAWFLEEKSLKLFYKISGFLFILMGIGMLYL, from the coding sequence ATGAATTTTCATCTATACTTAGCTTACTTATCTATCTCTTTTTTTACAATAGTTAGCCCTGGTGCTGCAATATTGTTGGCAATTAATAATGGCTTATATTATGATTTAAAGGCTGTATTAATTTCTTCTGTTGCAAATATTATAGGTCTATTTATATTATCTGTTATAGCGATGATAGGGATTAGTTCTATTCTATTAATATCTCATAATTTTTTAATAGGTTTAAAAATTATTGGTGCTATTTATTTGATTTATTTAGGAATAAAACAAATTATTAATAAAAATACAAAGATATTTTTAAAAAAGAATCATACACATAGTGAATATAATAAAATACATATCTTTAGAAAAGGATTTTTTATTGCAATAACAAATCCTAAACCAATTTTATTTTTTTCTGCAATTTTTCCATTATTTTTAGATAAGACTAAAGATATAAATCTTCAGTTTTTTTTAATGACATTTAGCTTTATGTTTATATCTTTGTGTTCTCTTATGACATATGGTTTTTTATCAAAAACAGCAAAAGCATGGTTTTTAGAAGAAAAATCGTTAAAATTATTCTATAAAATATCAGGTTTTTTATTTATTTTAATGGGAATAGGAATGTTATACTTATAA